The proteins below are encoded in one region of Rhodothermales bacterium:
- a CDS encoding peptidylprolyl isomerase, which translates to MRSKEQARQKADSLIALIKADSTRFDDLARAESDGPSGPTAGDLGVWQRGQMVEEFDAAIETLTIGAVTVAPVETAFGYHVIRRNSLEKPFYGADAFFIGFAGPQSPPTVTRNTEQARVLVDSLKPLVTPETFEAMGLEYNDFGDEPYFFIGGFKEDDNVPPQLLEALKGVAIEGVAGPVEFPSGFAFVRRTRLERRSGAHILVPYAGAEQAGPEVTRTKEEALAHAQALIAELKQDPTQFATFAAENPDMTSGQGGDLGLWFKGSMVPAFEEAISTLEIDGVSETPVETDFGFHIIQRKAAIR; encoded by the coding sequence CGATTCGATGACCTCGCGCGTGCGGAATCCGATGGCCCCTCCGGTCCAACCGCCGGCGATCTGGGCGTGTGGCAACGCGGGCAGATGGTAGAGGAGTTCGATGCCGCGATTGAAACGCTTACGATCGGCGCGGTTACGGTAGCGCCGGTAGAGACAGCCTTTGGCTATCACGTGATTCGCCGCAACTCACTCGAGAAGCCATTCTACGGCGCCGACGCCTTCTTCATCGGCTTCGCCGGCCCGCAGTCTCCGCCCACTGTCACGCGGAACACCGAACAGGCACGCGTCCTGGTCGATTCCCTCAAGCCGCTAGTCACCCCCGAGACGTTCGAGGCCATGGGCCTTGAATACAACGACTTCGGCGACGAGCCGTATTTCTTCATTGGCGGCTTCAAGGAGGACGACAACGTCCCTCCCCAGTTACTCGAGGCGTTGAAAGGGGTCGCCATTGAAGGCGTCGCCGGCCCGGTGGAGTTCCCGTCCGGCTTTGCCTTCGTCCGCCGCACCCGCCTCGAGCGACGTTCTGGCGCCCACATTCTGGTGCCCTACGCGGGCGCCGAACAGGCCGGCCCGGAGGTAACCCGCACGAAAGAGGAGGCGTTAGCCCATGCGCAGGCCCTCATCGCTGAATTAAAGCAGGACCCTACCCAGTTTGCCACCTTCGCCGCCGAGAACCCGGATATGACGTCCGGCCAGGGCGGCGATCTCGGCCTCTGGTTCAAGGGTAGTATGGTGCCGGCGTTCGAAGAAGCCATCAGCACCCTGGAAATCGACGGAGTCTCTGAAACGCCCGTGGAAACGGACTTCGGTTTCCACATCATTCAGCGCAAGGCCGCGATCCGGTAA